Proteins encoded together in one Mycolicibacter minnesotensis window:
- the ftsE gene encoding cell division ATP-binding protein FtsE codes for MITLDHVTKQYKSSARPALDNVSVKIDKGEFVFLIGPSGSGKSTFMRLLLAEETPTSGDIQVSKFHVNKLAGRHIPSLRQVLGCVFQDFRLLQQKTVFENVAFALEVIGKKPEMINRVVPEVLEMVGLSGKANRLPGELSGGEQQRVAIARAFVNRPLVLIADEPTGNLDPDTSEDIMDLLERINRTGTTVLMATHDHHIVDSMRQRVVELSLGRLVRDEQRGVYGMDR; via the coding sequence ATGATCACGCTCGACCATGTCACCAAGCAGTACAAGTCGTCGGCCCGTCCGGCGCTCGACAATGTCAGCGTCAAGATCGACAAAGGCGAGTTCGTCTTCCTGATCGGTCCATCCGGCTCAGGCAAGTCCACGTTCATGCGGTTGCTGCTGGCCGAGGAGACACCCACCTCGGGTGACATTCAGGTGTCGAAGTTCCACGTCAACAAGCTCGCCGGCCGCCATATCCCCAGCCTGCGCCAGGTACTGGGGTGCGTGTTCCAGGATTTCCGGCTGTTGCAGCAGAAGACGGTGTTCGAGAACGTGGCCTTCGCGCTGGAGGTGATCGGCAAGAAGCCGGAGATGATCAACCGGGTCGTCCCTGAGGTTCTGGAGATGGTCGGGCTGTCAGGCAAGGCGAACCGGCTGCCCGGTGAGCTGTCCGGTGGTGAGCAGCAGCGTGTCGCGATCGCCCGGGCTTTCGTCAACCGGCCACTGGTGCTGATCGCCGATGAGCCCACCGGCAACCTCGACCCGGACACTAGTGAGGACATCATGGATCTGCTGGAGCGGATCAACCGCACCGGAACCACGGTGCTCATGGCGACCCACGACCACCACATCGTCGACTCGATGCGCCAGCGCGTCGTCGAGCTGTCGCTCGGGCGGTTGGTGCGCGACGAGCAGCGCGGTGTCTACGGAATGGACCGCTGA
- the hisN gene encoding histidinol-phosphatase, producing the protein MAQINDNLDDDLSLALALADRADEISLARFGALDLRVDTKPDLTPVTDADQAVETALREVLAAERPQDQILGEEFGGTAAFSGRQWIIDPIDGTKNFVRGVPVWATLISLLHDGVPILGVISAPALHRRWWATSGQGAFGSVAGAPARRLSVSAVTDLDSSSLTFAGLNYWEARGLREQFLNLTASVWRARSYGDFWAYCLVAEGAVDAAIEPAVSVWDLAAVDIVVREAGGVFTDLSGNPGPHGNCAVAANPALHRQVMAALTAD; encoded by the coding sequence ATGGCGCAGATCAACGACAATCTCGATGACGACCTCTCCCTCGCCCTGGCCTTGGCCGACCGGGCGGACGAAATCAGCCTGGCGCGGTTCGGTGCACTGGACCTGCGGGTCGACACCAAGCCCGACCTCACCCCGGTGACCGATGCCGACCAGGCCGTCGAAACCGCGCTGCGTGAGGTGCTGGCAGCCGAGCGTCCGCAGGACCAGATTCTGGGCGAGGAGTTCGGTGGCACTGCCGCTTTCAGCGGGCGTCAATGGATCATCGACCCGATCGATGGCACCAAGAATTTCGTGCGCGGGGTGCCGGTGTGGGCCACGCTGATCTCCCTGCTGCACGACGGTGTGCCGATCCTCGGGGTGATCAGCGCCCCGGCGCTGCACCGGCGCTGGTGGGCGACGAGCGGTCAGGGCGCGTTCGGGTCGGTCGCCGGGGCACCGGCGCGACGACTGTCGGTGTCGGCGGTGACCGATCTGGATTCGTCGAGCCTGACGTTCGCCGGGCTGAACTACTGGGAGGCCCGCGGCCTGCGGGAGCAGTTCCTGAATCTGACCGCGTCGGTCTGGCGGGCCCGGTCCTACGGCGATTTCTGGGCCTACTGCCTGGTCGCCGAGGGTGCGGTGGACGCGGCGATCGAGCCGGCGGTGTCGGTCTGGGACCTGGCTGCCGTCGACATCGTGGTGCGCGAGGCCGGTGGAGTGTTCACCGACCTGTCCGGCAATCCGGGGCCGCATGGCAACTGCGCCGTCGCCGCCAACCCCGCCCTACACCGGCAGGTCATGGCGGCGCTGACCGCGGACTGA
- the smpB gene encoding SsrA-binding protein SmpB: MMAKKASDKGKGKKPDKQIVASNRKARHNYSILDVYEAGVSLVGTEVKSLRAGQASLVDAFATVDDGEVWLRNMHIPEYHHGTWTNHEPRRTRKLLLHRRQIDMLIGKIRDGNLTLVPLSVYFFEGKVKVELALARGKQAHDKRQDLAKRDAQREVTRALGRRAKGM, encoded by the coding sequence GTGATGGCTAAGAAGGCCTCGGACAAGGGCAAGGGCAAGAAGCCCGATAAGCAGATCGTCGCGTCGAATCGCAAAGCACGGCACAACTACTCGATTCTCGACGTCTACGAGGCCGGGGTGTCGCTGGTGGGCACCGAGGTGAAGAGTCTGCGCGCCGGTCAAGCCTCGCTGGTCGACGCATTCGCCACCGTCGACGACGGGGAGGTGTGGCTGCGCAACATGCACATCCCCGAATACCACCACGGCACCTGGACCAACCACGAGCCGCGGCGCACTCGCAAGTTGCTGTTGCACCGGCGCCAGATCGACATGCTGATCGGCAAGATTCGCGACGGCAACCTCACCCTGGTCCCGCTGTCGGTGTACTTCTTCGAGGGCAAGGTCAAGGTCGAATTGGCGCTGGCGCGCGGCAAGCAAGCCCACGACAAGCGCCAGGATCTGGCCAAGCGTGACGCGCAACGCGAAGTGACCCGGGCACTGGGGCGTCGCGCCAAGGGCATGTGA
- a CDS encoding acyl-CoA dehydrogenase family protein: MAINLELPRKMREVIEMSHAGAAEILRPISRKYDAREHAYPVELDTLESLFDGVSGTGDNAMAGAEAFRASGEQTGNRNASNMAAMLQVLEMSWGDVALMLSVPYQGLGNAAISGVATDEQLARLGKVWAAMAITEPSFGSDSAAVSTTATLDGDEYVINGEKIFVTAGSRCTHIVVWATLDKALGRAAIKSFIVPREHPGVTVERLEHKLGIKASDTAVIRFDNARIPKDNLLGSPEINTEKSFSGVMETFDNTRPIVAAMAVGVARAALEELRKLLTAAGIEICYDKPAHAQSAPAAEFLRMEADWESANLLTLRSAWQADNRIPNSKEASMGKAKAGRVATDITLKAVEMAGTLGYSEQTLLEKWSRDSKILDIFEGTQQIQLLVVARRLLGLTSAQLK, translated from the coding sequence ATGGCAATCAATCTGGAACTGCCCCGCAAAATGCGCGAAGTCATCGAGATGTCCCACGCCGGCGCGGCGGAGATATTGCGCCCCATTTCGCGCAAATACGATGCGCGCGAACACGCCTATCCGGTCGAGCTGGACACTCTTGAGTCGCTGTTCGACGGCGTCTCTGGAACCGGCGACAACGCGATGGCCGGCGCCGAGGCATTCCGCGCTTCCGGGGAGCAGACCGGGAACCGCAACGCGTCCAACATGGCGGCGATGCTGCAGGTACTCGAGATGAGTTGGGGCGACGTCGCATTGATGTTGTCGGTGCCCTATCAGGGCCTCGGCAATGCGGCCATCTCCGGTGTCGCCACCGACGAGCAGCTCGCGCGTCTGGGCAAGGTGTGGGCCGCCATGGCGATCACCGAACCGAGCTTCGGCTCGGACTCCGCGGCGGTCAGCACGACGGCCACCCTCGACGGCGACGAGTATGTGATCAACGGCGAGAAGATCTTCGTCACCGCCGGATCGCGCTGCACCCACATCGTGGTGTGGGCGACGCTGGACAAGGCCCTGGGACGGGCGGCGATCAAGTCCTTCATCGTGCCGCGTGAGCATCCCGGCGTGACGGTCGAACGCCTGGAGCACAAGCTGGGCATCAAGGCCTCCGACACCGCGGTGATCCGCTTCGACAACGCCCGCATCCCCAAGGACAACCTGCTGGGCAGCCCGGAGATCAACACCGAGAAGAGCTTCTCGGGGGTCATGGAAACCTTCGACAACACCCGGCCGATCGTGGCTGCGATGGCGGTCGGGGTCGCGCGCGCCGCGCTGGAGGAGCTGCGCAAGCTGCTCACCGCGGCGGGCATCGAGATCTGCTACGACAAGCCGGCGCACGCCCAGAGCGCACCGGCCGCGGAGTTCCTGCGTATGGAAGCCGACTGGGAGTCGGCGAACCTGCTGACGCTGCGCTCGGCATGGCAGGCCGACAACCGCATCCCCAACTCCAAAGAGGCGTCGATGGGCAAGGCCAAGGCCGGCCGGGTCGCCACCGACATCACCCTCAAGGCCGTCGAGATGGCCGGCACTCTGGGCTACTCCGAGCAGACTCTGTTGGAGAAGTGGAGCCGCGACTCGAAGATCCTCGACATCTTCGAAGGCACCCAACAGATCCAGCTGCTGGTGGTGGCCCGCCGACTGCTGGGCCTGACGTCGGCCCAGCTGAAGTAG
- the prfB gene encoding peptide chain release factor 2 encodes MEPDRQPDIAALDTTLTTVERVLDVDGLRSRIADLERDASDPNLWDDQTRAQKVTSELSHAQAELRRVEGLRQRVDDLPVLYEMAAEEEGSAGADALAEADAELAKLREDIDALEVRTLLSGEYDEREALVTIRSGAGGVDAADWAEMLMRMYIRWAEQHNYGVEVFDTSYAEEAGIKSATFAVHAPFAYGTLSVEQGTHRLVRISPFDNQGRRQTSFAEVEVLPVVETTDHIDIPEGDVRVDVYRSSGPGGQSVNTTDSAVRLTHIPSGIVVTCQNEKSQLQNKVSAMRVLQAKLMERKRSEERAEMDALKGDGGSSWGNQMRSYVLHPYQMVKDLRTEYEVGNPAAVLDGDIDGFLEAGIRWRNRPEED; translated from the coding sequence GTGGAACCTGACCGCCAGCCCGACATTGCCGCCCTTGACACCACCTTGACCACGGTGGAGCGGGTGCTGGACGTCGACGGACTGCGCAGCCGTATTGCCGACCTCGAGCGCGACGCGTCCGACCCGAATCTGTGGGATGACCAGACGCGCGCCCAGAAGGTGACCAGCGAGCTGTCACACGCCCAGGCCGAGTTGCGCCGGGTGGAGGGGCTGCGCCAACGCGTCGACGATCTCCCGGTGCTCTATGAGATGGCGGCTGAGGAAGAAGGTTCGGCGGGCGCCGACGCGCTGGCCGAAGCCGACGCCGAACTGGCCAAGCTGCGCGAAGACATCGACGCCTTGGAGGTCCGCACCCTGCTCTCGGGTGAGTACGACGAACGTGAGGCGCTGGTCACGATCCGCTCCGGCGCGGGCGGCGTGGACGCCGCCGACTGGGCCGAGATGCTGATGCGGATGTACATCCGCTGGGCCGAGCAGCACAACTACGGCGTCGAGGTGTTCGACACCTCCTACGCCGAAGAAGCCGGGATCAAAAGCGCGACGTTCGCGGTGCACGCACCTTTCGCCTACGGCACCCTGTCGGTGGAACAAGGCACCCACCGGCTGGTACGGATCAGCCCGTTCGACAACCAGGGGCGTCGGCAGACCTCGTTCGCCGAAGTCGAGGTGTTGCCGGTGGTGGAGACCACCGACCACATCGACATTCCCGAGGGCGACGTCCGCGTCGACGTCTACCGCTCCAGCGGCCCCGGCGGTCAGTCGGTGAACACCACCGACTCCGCGGTGCGCCTGACGCACATCCCCAGCGGGATCGTGGTCACCTGTCAGAACGAGAAATCGCAGTTGCAGAACAAGGTTTCGGCGATGCGGGTGCTGCAGGCCAAGCTCATGGAGCGTAAGCGGTCCGAAGAACGCGCCGAGATGGACGCACTCAAGGGCGACGGGGGCAGCTCGTGGGGCAACCAGATGCGCTCCTACGTGCTGCACCCTTACCAGATGGTCAAGGACCTGCGCACCGAGTACGAGGTCGGCAACCCGGCCGCGGTCCTCGACGGCGACATCGACGGCTTCCTGGAGGCCGGCATCCGCTGGCGCAACAGGCCGGAAGAGGACTGA
- a CDS encoding acyl-CoA dehydrogenase family protein produces the protein MTDIAPATNGSKVRLNSRASGVGSVPHKRTPMAAALSLVMPLARRDFLDRYRLREPLNRGLNHGVKTVFSAAGASTRQFKKVQGLGKAPARLSAPSEGGAGAKGADYFDLTPDDDQQMIIDTVEEFAAELLRPAAHDADEALDYPRELLGKAAELGITAINIPEEFDGIAAHRSAVTNVLVAEALAYGDMGLALPILAPGGVASALTHWGSADQQATYLPEFAGEKVPQACVAIVEPHALFDPTNLKTTAVRTPSGYRLDGVKSLVPAAADAELFIVAAQLNGKPALFIVESSAPGLTVKADPSMGLRAAALGQIELNKVSVPLTARLGEEGAEDSDYSQAIALSRLGWAALAVGTSHAVLDHVMPYIKEREAFGEPIANRQSVAFMCANIAIELDGLRLLTWRGASRCEQGLPFIREAALAKRIATDKGMQIGLDGVQLLGGHGYTKEHPVERWYRDLRALGIAEGVLVI, from the coding sequence ATGACTGATATCGCCCCCGCCACCAACGGCTCAAAGGTCCGGCTGAACAGCCGCGCCAGCGGCGTCGGGTCGGTTCCGCACAAGCGCACCCCGATGGCGGCAGCCCTGTCGCTGGTCATGCCACTAGCCAGGCGGGACTTTCTGGACCGCTACCGCCTTCGCGAGCCACTGAACCGGGGGCTCAACCATGGCGTGAAGACGGTGTTTTCGGCCGCCGGAGCCTCGACCCGCCAATTCAAGAAGGTCCAGGGCCTGGGCAAGGCACCGGCTCGGCTCAGCGCCCCCAGCGAAGGCGGTGCAGGCGCCAAAGGCGCTGATTACTTCGACCTAACCCCCGATGACGATCAGCAGATGATCATCGACACTGTCGAGGAGTTCGCGGCCGAGCTGCTGCGGCCGGCGGCCCACGACGCCGACGAGGCCCTCGACTACCCGCGCGAGCTGCTCGGCAAAGCAGCCGAATTGGGCATCACGGCGATCAACATCCCCGAGGAGTTCGACGGGATCGCCGCCCACCGCTCGGCGGTCACCAACGTGCTGGTGGCCGAGGCGCTGGCCTACGGCGACATGGGCCTGGCGCTGCCGATCCTGGCCCCCGGCGGGGTGGCTTCGGCGTTGACCCACTGGGGCAGCGCCGACCAGCAGGCCACCTACCTGCCGGAGTTCGCCGGGGAGAAGGTTCCGCAGGCCTGTGTCGCGATCGTCGAGCCGCATGCGCTGTTCGATCCGACCAACCTCAAGACCACCGCGGTGCGCACCCCCAGCGGCTACCGGCTCGACGGCGTGAAGTCCTTGGTTCCAGCTGCCGCTGACGCCGAACTGTTCATCGTGGCCGCCCAGCTCAACGGCAAGCCCGCGCTGTTCATCGTCGAATCCTCGGCGCCCGGCCTGACCGTCAAGGCCGACCCCAGCATGGGTCTTCGCGCCGCCGCACTGGGCCAGATCGAGCTGAACAAGGTGTCGGTGCCCCTCACCGCCCGCCTCGGCGAGGAGGGAGCCGAGGACTCCGACTACTCGCAGGCCATCGCGCTGTCCCGGCTGGGCTGGGCCGCGCTGGCTGTGGGCACCAGCCACGCAGTGTTGGACCACGTGATGCCCTACATCAAGGAGCGCGAGGCGTTCGGCGAGCCGATCGCCAACCGCCAGTCGGTGGCGTTCATGTGCGCCAATATCGCCATCGAGCTCGACGGGCTGCGCCTGCTGACCTGGCGCGGTGCGTCACGGTGCGAGCAGGGTCTGCCGTTCATCAGAGAAGCCGCGCTGGCCAAGCGGATCGCCACCGACAAGGGCATGCAGATCGGCCTGGACGGGGTGCAGCTGCTCGGCGGCCACGGCTACACCAAGGAGCATCCGGTGGAGCGCTGGTACCGGGATCTTCGGGCGCTCGGCATCGCCGAGGGCGTTCTGGTCATCTGA
- a CDS encoding mechanosensitive ion channel family protein codes for MTLAFSPGQRWSELWRGEIGEWVITKGLRIVLLLIGAVLASRFITWTAQRVTRRLEHGFATSDALVRSEASKHRQAVASVISWVSVVLLCVVVGVQITTILDIPIGSLVGPAAVIGGAIGFGAQKLVQDLLSGFFIITEKQYGFGDLVQLSMTGAPTEALGTVEEVTLRVTKLRTPNGEVFTVPNGNIVRSLNLSKDWARAVVDIPVPSSADLTRVNEVLHQVCEHAREADAPLRDLLLDQPSMMGVESLEVGVVNLRMVARTLPGKQFEVGRRLRIQVVQALASVGVAAAGEVKPVQTP; via the coding sequence ATGACCTTGGCCTTTTCTCCGGGGCAGCGCTGGAGCGAGTTGTGGCGCGGTGAGATCGGTGAATGGGTCATCACCAAGGGACTGCGGATCGTCCTGCTGCTCATCGGGGCGGTGCTGGCCTCGCGCTTCATCACCTGGACGGCACAGCGGGTGACCCGCCGGCTGGAACACGGTTTTGCCACCAGTGACGCGCTGGTGCGTTCGGAGGCGTCCAAGCACCGTCAGGCCGTCGCCTCGGTGATCTCCTGGGTGTCGGTGGTGCTGCTGTGCGTCGTGGTCGGCGTGCAGATCACCACCATCCTCGACATCCCGATCGGATCGTTGGTGGGACCTGCAGCCGTCATAGGTGGCGCGATCGGCTTCGGAGCGCAGAAGCTGGTGCAAGACCTCCTCAGCGGATTCTTCATCATCACCGAAAAGCAATACGGCTTCGGTGATCTGGTGCAGCTGTCGATGACCGGGGCGCCGACGGAGGCGCTGGGCACCGTCGAGGAGGTGACGCTGCGGGTGACCAAGCTACGGACCCCCAACGGCGAGGTGTTCACCGTCCCCAACGGCAACATCGTCCGCTCGCTGAACTTGTCCAAGGACTGGGCGCGTGCCGTAGTCGACATTCCCGTGCCTAGCAGCGCCGACCTGACTCGGGTCAACGAAGTGCTGCACCAAGTGTGTGAGCACGCCCGCGAGGCCGATGCGCCGCTGCGGGATCTGTTGCTGGACCAGCCCTCGATGATGGGCGTGGAGAGCCTGGAGGTCGGCGTCGTCAACCTGCGGATGGTGGCGCGGACGCTGCCCGGCAAACAGTTCGAAGTGGGACGACGGTTGCGGATCCAGGTGGTGCAGGCGCTGGCCTCGGTCGGTGTCGCTGCCGCTGGCGAGGTGAAGCCGGTGCAGACGCCATGA
- the ftsX gene encoding permease-like cell division protein FtsX translates to MRFGFLFNEVLTGLRRNVTMTVAMILTTAISIGLFGGGLLVVRLADQSRSIYLDRVESQVFLNPDIAADDPNCDQPACKALREQIETRNDVKSVRYLNSEDAYADAIRKFPEFKDVASKDSFPASFIVKLDNPEQSKDFDAAMQGQPGVLSVLNQKKLIDRLFAVLDGLSSAAFAVALVQAVGAVLLIANMVQVAAYTRRTEVSIMRLVGASRWYTQLPFLVEAVLAATVGVIIAIVGLMVVRALFLDNALSQFYQAHLIARIDYADILYISPILLVLGAAMAAATSYVTLRLYVRR, encoded by the coding sequence GTGCGCTTTGGTTTCCTGTTCAACGAGGTCCTGACCGGGCTGCGCCGCAACGTCACCATGACGGTGGCGATGATTCTCACCACGGCCATCTCGATCGGCCTGTTCGGTGGCGGATTGCTGGTGGTGCGTCTGGCTGACCAGTCCCGCAGCATCTACCTGGACCGGGTGGAGTCGCAGGTGTTCCTCAACCCCGACATCGCCGCCGATGACCCGAACTGCGATCAGCCGGCCTGTAAAGCGCTGCGGGAGCAGATCGAGACCCGCAACGACGTGAAGTCGGTCCGCTACCTCAATTCCGAGGATGCCTACGCCGACGCTATCCGGAAATTCCCCGAGTTCAAGGATGTCGCGAGCAAGGACTCCTTCCCGGCGTCGTTCATCGTCAAGCTGGACAACCCCGAGCAGAGCAAGGATTTCGACGCCGCAATGCAGGGCCAGCCCGGCGTGCTCAGCGTGCTCAACCAGAAGAAGCTGATCGACCGACTGTTCGCCGTGCTCGACGGGCTCAGCAGCGCAGCTTTCGCGGTCGCGCTGGTGCAGGCGGTCGGGGCGGTGCTGTTGATCGCCAACATGGTTCAAGTCGCCGCTTACACCCGGCGGACCGAGGTCTCGATCATGCGCCTGGTGGGTGCCAGCCGCTGGTACACGCAGCTGCCGTTCCTGGTGGAGGCGGTGCTGGCTGCGACGGTGGGTGTGATCATCGCGATCGTTGGATTGATGGTCGTGCGGGCCTTGTTCCTCGATAACGCGCTCAGCCAGTTCTATCAAGCGCATCTGATCGCACGGATCGACTACGCCGACATCCTCTACATCTCGCCGATCCTGCTGGTGCTGGGCGCGGCGATGGCCGCAGCCACCTCCTACGTGACGCTTCGGCTTTATGTCCGGCGGTAG